In a single window of the Anaerocolumna cellulosilytica genome:
- a CDS encoding non-ribosomal peptide synthetase: MGNKSIQEIISKQCKMNADKIAVIEYDRKITYSELNEMSDSFAEGFVEAGIVSGMAVVVIADRCLELIAIALALLKCGAIYVPVDLNYPSHRIQKIVDDTGSNIIVNLSGHQLKEYNGRILTLNHLSKTRNDITGKHQNFHVFHIAYIIYTSGTTGSPKGVMVSQEAILNTFDWMTKQFNINEDDVIAHKTSISFTDSIWEIFWPLLNGAKISILNSKDAKDSKKMYEWMDNQRISFTQFVPSMLKVFVEYIELKKIENPLKRLRWVFNGGEQVGINLVKRFYDYFKSAKYANIYGMTESAIYATYHIAERELLEIWNSVPIGKPILNTKILLLNEFDQICNPYEKGEICICGISLADGYWKDDTLTKEKFIYYEEGKDKLYRSGDIGMSDENGCYWYFGRKDNQVNVYGNRVEIYEVEKYILEFEGITQTAVIPYRDQYEETYLVCYLENEQIEVEKLKAFLKNKLPDYMVPKVYQKVKSLPLTVNNKVDKKSLMGIFKNEKHSNLEASDKIASMSIIRNVWKLIIGNDDFGNNDEFFQIGGDSLTLARMQIELEKQGICLSYDNLLEHKTVNQIVELIARNVSSE, translated from the coding sequence ATGGGGAATAAATCAATACAAGAGATAATTTCTAAACAGTGTAAAATGAATGCAGACAAGATTGCTGTTATTGAATATGACAGAAAAATCACTTATTCGGAACTGAATGAGATGTCGGATTCATTTGCAGAAGGATTCGTAGAGGCAGGTATTGTTTCAGGTATGGCAGTTGTAGTAATCGCGGACAGATGTTTAGAATTAATAGCCATTGCTCTTGCCTTGCTAAAATGTGGGGCAATTTATGTACCAGTTGATTTAAATTATCCATCACATAGAATACAGAAGATTGTAGACGATACAGGAAGTAATATCATTGTCAATTTATCTGGACATCAGTTAAAAGAATATAATGGAAGAATTCTAACGTTGAATCATTTGAGTAAAACAAGAAATGATATAACGGGGAAGCATCAAAATTTTCATGTTTTCCATATAGCGTATATTATTTATACATCAGGTACAACGGGAAGTCCCAAAGGTGTAATGGTGTCCCAAGAGGCCATTTTGAATACGTTTGATTGGATGACTAAGCAATTTAATATAAATGAAGATGATGTTATCGCTCATAAAACATCCATTAGCTTTACAGATTCCATATGGGAGATTTTCTGGCCATTACTGAATGGTGCCAAAATATCTATACTAAACAGCAAAGATGCCAAAGACTCAAAGAAGATGTATGAGTGGATGGATAATCAAAGGATTAGTTTCACCCAGTTTGTTCCGTCTATGCTAAAAGTATTCGTTGAATATATTGAACTAAAAAAAATAGAAAATCCACTGAAAAGATTGAGATGGGTATTTAATGGAGGAGAGCAAGTAGGAATTAATTTGGTGAAACGGTTCTATGATTACTTTAAAAGTGCAAAGTATGCAAATATATATGGAATGACAGAGTCAGCTATATATGCAACGTATCATATTGCAGAAAGAGAATTGCTAGAAATTTGGAATTCGGTTCCCATTGGTAAACCTATACTAAATACCAAAATATTGCTTCTAAATGAATTTGACCAAATATGTAATCCGTATGAAAAGGGTGAAATATGTATTTGCGGAATCAGCTTGGCGGATGGATATTGGAAGGATGATACGTTAACAAAGGAAAAGTTTATTTATTATGAAGAGGGGAAAGATAAGCTGTATCGATCAGGAGATATCGGTATGTCTGATGAGAACGGGTGTTATTGGTACTTTGGCAGAAAAGATAATCAAGTAAATGTATATGGAAACCGGGTAGAAATATATGAAGTTGAAAAATATATTTTAGAATTTGAAGGGATTACTCAAACGGCAGTGATTCCATACAGAGATCAATATGAAGAAACCTATTTAGTTTGCTATTTAGAGAATGAACAAATTGAAGTGGAAAAGCTAAAAGCGTTTTTGAAAAATAAGCTGCCAGACTACATGGTACCAAAAGTATATCAAAAGGTCAAATCTCTACCACTAACAGTGAATAATAAAGTTGATAAAAAGAGTCTTATGGGAATTTTTAAAAATGAGAAACATAGTAACTTAGAGGCTTCAGATAAAATTGCTTCAATGAGTATCATTCGAAATGTATGGAAACTAATAATAGGAAATGATGATTTTGGAAATAATGATGAATTTTTTCAAATTGGTGGAGATTCACTTACCTTAGCAAGGATGCAAATTGAGTTGGAAAAGCAAGGTATATGTTTGAGTTATGACAATTTATTAGAGCATAAAACAGTCAATCAAATAGTGGAATTGATAGCAAGGAACGTTTCCTCTGAATAA
- a CDS encoding non-ribosomal peptide synthetase: MKRNEFMQLKEHSRIGEKLSNSRLSWETFYLSSYLVLLNKMYGWEEPRVLIQEGSQKLIQIRLTEDMTFIELCNKITEGLKEDCPDKGCQYVDRDIQAIFLINKEQLQIDQLAEKFSNCLCMACSEDSLYVSYQFKKMNTENSLLSLTEQRLNEIGMQYLLSEDIKIKNISIIGKEEEAKISSFVKGNKEEIPDKTFHKMFEEQVIKAPNKVAVICGEDTITYNELNKKANQLAKYIDDKIEGKENLIGIYMERSIGFIISILGIIKSGNAYVPIDQDTLNPGHSGSFPKSRLSFMLNDTKMKLVITKKVYYHDIPSEDREILCLDDDVLIDYSTTNLEKAIPADQLIYGIYTSGSTGYPKLTMIEHKSVINLFYSIDKYAYSRLSEKENHIVAQNAPFGFDASVQQLVCLVKGYSLCILTEQIRNSAKGIIDCILGNKISVFDCTPSQLELLLNESILEKCGDILEVILVGGESIPDNMWTRLVQEKNIDIFNVYGPAECTVDSTYYLVNGSEHEIPTIGTAIDNCNIHILDDEQNIVPIGSVGEIYISGFGVSRGYYNRDELNKNSFFNHTGLGSAHLYKTGDKGYYLYDGNIRYIGRSDGQVKIRSHRIELAEISTNLCKHRNIKDALITVNESSGYKKLIAYLILKEQNEFDPQDISDFLSDYVPKYMIPNQYIVLTEWPLNQNMKIDKKRLPLPDEIHKEGANGIESKDELERGLAEIMVRILKIKMITDTDNFMTLGGDSLRVMTLLAEIFSKYNTEIDFEEFFKNPTLKFIKQKVVETKLSKERVLR; the protein is encoded by the coding sequence ATGAAAAGAAATGAATTCATGCAATTAAAAGAACATAGCAGGATAGGTGAGAAATTGAGCAATAGCAGGCTATCCTGGGAGACATTTTATCTTAGTTCTTATCTCGTATTACTAAATAAAATGTATGGATGGGAAGAACCAAGGGTTCTTATACAAGAAGGCAGCCAGAAATTAATCCAAATTAGGCTAACAGAGGATATGACGTTTATTGAGTTGTGTAATAAGATAACAGAAGGGTTAAAGGAAGATTGTCCAGATAAAGGTTGTCAATATGTAGATAGAGACATTCAAGCTATCTTCTTAATCAATAAGGAGCAATTACAAATAGACCAGTTGGCTGAGAAATTCAGTAATTGTTTATGTATGGCTTGTTCTGAGGACAGTTTATATGTATCTTATCAATTTAAGAAAATGAATACAGAGAATAGTTTACTTTCTCTTACAGAGCAAAGACTCAATGAAATTGGTATGCAATATCTTTTATCTGAAGATATAAAAATCAAGAATATATCCATTATAGGCAAAGAAGAAGAGGCAAAAATAAGTAGTTTTGTGAAAGGAAATAAAGAAGAGATTCCGGATAAGACTTTTCATAAGATGTTTGAAGAGCAGGTAATAAAGGCACCAAATAAAGTCGCTGTGATATGTGGTGAGGATACAATTACTTATAATGAATTAAACAAGAAAGCAAACCAACTGGCAAAATATATAGATGATAAAATAGAAGGTAAAGAAAATCTTATCGGAATCTATATGGAGAGATCCATAGGATTTATTATATCTATCCTAGGAATAATAAAATCAGGGAATGCTTATGTCCCAATTGATCAAGATACGCTAAATCCAGGACACAGCGGAAGTTTTCCAAAAAGCAGATTAAGCTTTATGTTAAATGATACAAAGATGAAATTAGTTATAACAAAAAAAGTTTATTATCATGATATTCCAAGTGAGGATAGAGAAATACTTTGTCTGGATGATGATGTTTTAATTGATTATTCAACGACTAATTTGGAAAAAGCAATTCCTGCGGATCAGTTGATTTATGGAATCTACACATCTGGCTCAACCGGTTATCCTAAATTGACAATGATTGAACACAAATCTGTTATCAATTTATTTTATAGCATTGATAAGTATGCATATTCCAGATTATCCGAGAAAGAAAATCATATAGTTGCACAAAATGCACCGTTTGGCTTTGATGCCTCTGTTCAACAACTTGTTTGTTTGGTAAAGGGTTATTCACTGTGTATTCTGACGGAACAAATAAGGAATTCTGCAAAAGGGATTATTGATTGCATATTAGGTAATAAGATTTCGGTCTTTGATTGTACACCTTCACAACTAGAATTATTGCTTAATGAAAGTATACTGGAAAAATGCGGTGATATACTTGAAGTGATTTTAGTTGGAGGTGAAAGTATTCCCGATAATATGTGGACTCGATTGGTACAGGAGAAGAATATTGATATTTTCAATGTGTATGGACCAGCAGAATGCACGGTGGATTCTACATATTATTTGGTGAATGGAAGCGAGCATGAAATTCCGACAATCGGAACAGCAATTGATAACTGCAATATCCACATTCTTGACGATGAACAAAATATTGTTCCGATTGGTTCAGTCGGGGAAATATATATATCTGGATTTGGGGTTAGCCGAGGATATTATAATAGAGATGAGTTGAATAAGAATAGTTTTTTCAACCATACAGGATTAGGTTCGGCGCATCTATATAAAACAGGGGATAAAGGCTACTATTTATATGATGGCAATATTAGATATATAGGAAGAAGTGATGGGCAAGTCAAAATCAGAAGTCATAGAATTGAATTGGCTGAGATATCAACTAATTTATGCAAACACCGAAACATAAAGGATGCACTGATAACTGTAAATGAATCCTCAGGATATAAAAAACTGATTGCGTACTTGATTCTTAAGGAACAGAATGAGTTTGACCCACAAGATATATCCGATTTTTTATCTGACTATGTACCAAAATATATGATTCCAAATCAATATATTGTTCTTACTGAATGGCCTCTTAACCAAAATATGAAAATTGACAAAAAACGATTACCATTACCGGATGAAATTCATAAGGAAGGTGCTAATGGTATTGAATCAAAGGATGAGCTGGAAAGAGGATTAGCTGAAATCATGGTCAGAATATTAAAGATTAAAATGATTACGGATACGGATAATTTTATGACACTTGGGGGAGATAGTTTACGAGTTATGACACTGCTTGCAGAAATATTCAGCAAGTATAATACAGAAATCGATTTTGAAGAGTTCTTTAAGAATCCAACGCTAAAGTTTATTAAACAAAAAGTGGTGGAAACTAAATTATCTAAGGAAAGGGTATTAAGGTGA
- a CDS encoding PhpK family radical SAM P-methyltransferase has translation MSLDCILIGFNDEKMETTIKRIEPYKNQGAAYQHMLTRSAIVDGKRMKYSELIRESISTSLGMESDLSIYRMPNMAVHYIRQYLKKRDISVEIINNYNFGKKRLQHLLKTREPLLVGVSSTCIVESAPLREMVDFIRENNPYVTIVIGGPFINSINYEYHDQQQKYLLQRMGADIFIHERQGENTLFRICLELKKENPDLGSIPNILYRDGNEIKRTIKVPENISLDADPIKEFTFYENHIKPPVYVRTAISCALNCAFCRYPILGGELMYMELESIEKNLDYIYSLGVKYLVFVDDSLNIPIERFKSLLKLMIRKKYNFRWCSFFRISHSDEETYELMEESGCLGVILGIESGNNTILKNMDKQVTREKFLFGMEQLKKHNIISYASCVIGFPGETVETARETLQFIEEAKPVFYDLQTWFYEGAVPIAKEKDYYQLTGYGYDWSHKDMNSATAAKIVSDGIKTIKNSAFMPSLSFNLWSFAYYLSQGATLDEFLSFSNIFKNVIDYEKNEVDDAYKENIKKLMMVFKDNQNLYDNLKMRNV, from the coding sequence ATGTCTTTGGATTGCATATTAATTGGTTTTAATGATGAAAAAATGGAAACAACCATTAAGAGAATAGAACCATATAAGAACCAAGGTGCTGCTTATCAGCACATGCTAACAAGGTCGGCTATTGTAGATGGAAAACGAATGAAATATTCAGAACTCATAAGAGAAAGTATCAGCACTTCTTTAGGGATGGAAAGTGACTTATCTATTTATAGAATGCCGAATATGGCGGTGCATTATATAAGACAGTATTTAAAGAAAAGAGATATTAGCGTTGAAATAATAAATAACTATAATTTTGGTAAAAAGAGGTTACAGCATTTACTTAAAACAAGAGAACCACTTCTGGTTGGTGTATCCTCCACCTGTATTGTTGAATCGGCGCCCCTAAGGGAAATGGTCGATTTTATTCGAGAAAATAATCCCTATGTTACGATTGTAATTGGTGGACCATTTATAAATAGTATCAATTATGAGTATCATGACCAACAGCAAAAGTATCTGCTACAGCGTATGGGTGCAGATATTTTTATCCATGAAAGACAAGGAGAAAATACATTATTTCGTATTTGTCTGGAATTAAAGAAAGAAAACCCGGATTTAGGCAGCATACCCAATATACTATATCGTGATGGTAACGAAATCAAACGGACCATAAAAGTTCCAGAAAATATATCTTTGGATGCTGATCCAATCAAAGAATTTACATTTTATGAAAATCATATAAAACCACCCGTATATGTAAGAACAGCAATTAGTTGTGCCTTAAATTGTGCTTTTTGCCGTTATCCCATATTAGGCGGAGAACTTATGTATATGGAGCTAGAGTCAATAGAAAAGAATTTGGATTATATATATTCTTTAGGAGTTAAGTATCTTGTGTTCGTGGATGACTCCTTGAATATACCAATCGAACGTTTTAAAAGCCTGCTAAAATTAATGATTCGGAAAAAATACAATTTCAGGTGGTGTTCATTTTTTAGGATTTCACATTCTGATGAAGAAACTTACGAATTAATGGAAGAGTCAGGATGTTTAGGAGTTATTTTAGGAATTGAATCCGGTAACAATACAATCCTAAAAAATATGGATAAGCAAGTAACAAGAGAAAAATTTTTATTTGGTATGGAACAATTAAAAAAGCATAATATTATAAGCTATGCTTCTTGCGTAATTGGTTTTCCTGGTGAAACAGTAGAGACAGCCAGAGAAACTTTGCAATTTATTGAAGAGGCAAAGCCTGTATTTTATGACTTACAAACCTGGTTTTACGAGGGTGCGGTTCCAATTGCCAAGGAGAAAGATTATTACCAGTTAACTGGCTATGGATATGATTGGTCACATAAAGATATGAACAGTGCTACGGCAGCAAAAATTGTGAGTGACGGAATCAAAACAATTAAAAATTCTGCATTTATGCCTTCTTTATCTTTTAACCTTTGGTCCTTTGCCTACTATCTATCTCAAGGTGCAACGTTAGATGAATTTTTATCATTTTCAAACATATTTAAGAACGTAATTGATTATGAAAAAAATGAAGTTGATGATGCATACAAGGAAAACATAAAGAAACTTATGATGGTTTTCAAAGATAATCAAAATTTATATGATAACTTGAAAATGAGGAATGTATGA
- a CDS encoding alpha/beta fold hydrolase: MKKNILFTGIYDLFGLKLASALYEQFPSSIYYFGTKENLKCLNKMITDSVMSVAEKEYLTAYLKKLTYIEDETYFTLMGLDDFDLDIWHMDNIYPATSTYNLKTLNFNKNEIHRIERICKAYKVKQIHYLSSIYRSIDDYLSDVALKIKEMNEEYILQICKNQNIKGTIYRTPIIFKQTGRECESDYISLLTKRIDDFVKWIKGRIPNYFDNYKVNLLSKSNSTLHIFDVDSIIEKILDLEGSVTQDLIEIYHICTRTKYSTMDICKKIFKDLYDIDADLVDDISKLTAIDKIFHKIYTFHIPYLHEKTDDAKRTDLIASKIEGFEKRELGNEEKRDGISGSHTKILYMHGDNKLTYHVAGSGQAILIVNAYGVNTEAWDSLVELLSQNYYVIYWRSRGLYHDEKKDGKQDSYCGVWDLVEDIEQIVLHEKLSRFHIMSWCSGAKAAIFYNLKHPDHILSQIFIAGEFAPFTGSEPYHSKFRENIQLIADLVQNNERMLDFYMKIIHKGMFNHPVKEFSSADEMYIYEIMPEEHRNVLLSPFTSKETMVNFLMMCMEYYKYDVTEKLKSIKVPTLFISAECDQVAPYMQSKWAHSKVGDSSFVCFPSGTHLLILERTSDVYDIIMQHMKYNNFSDEGKGGMNP; the protein is encoded by the coding sequence ATGAAAAAAAATATTTTATTTACAGGAATTTATGACCTGTTCGGTTTGAAGCTAGCCAGTGCGTTATATGAACAATTCCCATCATCGATATATTATTTTGGAACCAAAGAAAATCTAAAGTGTTTAAATAAAATGATAACCGATTCTGTAATGTCAGTGGCTGAAAAGGAATATTTAACCGCTTACCTAAAAAAATTAACATATATTGAGGATGAGACGTACTTCACTTTAATGGGTCTAGATGATTTCGATTTAGATATATGGCATATGGATAATATTTATCCGGCAACCAGTACTTATAATTTGAAAACATTAAATTTCAACAAAAATGAAATCCACAGAATCGAGAGGATTTGTAAAGCTTATAAGGTGAAACAAATTCATTATCTAAGTTCAATCTATAGATCTATAGATGATTATTTGTCAGATGTAGCTCTAAAGATTAAGGAAATGAATGAAGAATACATATTGCAAATTTGTAAAAATCAAAATATAAAAGGGACGATTTATCGGACTCCTATCATATTTAAACAGACAGGCCGAGAATGTGAAAGTGATTATATTAGCTTGCTAACTAAACGTATTGATGATTTTGTCAAATGGATAAAAGGGCGTATTCCTAATTACTTTGATAATTATAAAGTAAATTTGTTGAGCAAGAGTAATAGTACTTTACATATTTTTGATGTTGATAGCATCATAGAAAAAATTCTCGATTTAGAAGGTTCAGTAACACAGGATTTAATAGAAATTTATCATATATGTACAAGGACTAAGTATTCTACTATGGATATATGTAAGAAGATTTTCAAGGACTTATATGATATTGATGCTGACTTAGTTGACGATATATCTAAACTTACGGCAATTGACAAAATATTTCACAAAATATATACGTTTCACATACCTTACTTACATGAAAAAACAGATGATGCTAAAAGAACTGACTTAATTGCATCTAAGATAGAAGGATTTGAAAAAAGGGAATTAGGTAATGAAGAGAAGAGGGATGGTATAAGTGGTAGCCATACAAAGATATTGTATATGCATGGCGATAATAAACTTACGTATCATGTTGCCGGAAGCGGACAAGCCATTTTAATAGTAAATGCTTACGGAGTGAATACCGAAGCATGGGATTCATTGGTAGAGCTTTTATCTCAAAATTATTATGTCATATATTGGAGAAGCAGAGGGCTTTATCACGATGAGAAAAAAGATGGTAAACAAGATTCGTACTGTGGCGTATGGGATCTGGTAGAAGATATTGAGCAGATTGTTCTTCATGAGAAGTTAAGTAGATTTCATATTATGTCTTGGTGTTCAGGCGCAAAAGCAGCTATTTTTTATAATTTAAAGCATCCGGACCACATATTGTCTCAAATTTTTATAGCAGGAGAGTTTGCGCCCTTTACAGGGAGTGAACCATATCATTCCAAATTTCGAGAAAACATTCAATTAATTGCGGATTTGGTACAAAATAATGAACGAATGTTGGACTTCTATATGAAAATTATACATAAAGGAATGTTTAACCATCCGGTAAAGGAATTTTCATCCGCTGATGAAATGTATATTTATGAAATAATGCCGGAAGAACATCGAAACGTTTTATTATCGCCATTTACTTCAAAGGAGACTATGGTGAATTTTTTAATGATGTGCATGGAGTACTACAAATACGATGTGACGGAGAAACTGAAAAGTATAAAAGTTCCAACGTTATTTATTTCAGCGGAATGTGACCAAGTAGCACCGTATATGCAATCGAAGTGGGCTCACTCCAAGGTAGGAGATTCCTCTTTTGTTTGTTTTCCATCGGGAACACATTTATTGATTTTAGAGAGAACATCAGATGTATATGATATCATAATGCAGCACATGAAGTATAATAATTTTTCAGATGAAGGAAAGGGTGGTATGAACCCATGA
- a CDS encoding acyl carrier protein, translating to MNEKQLLKSFLQKDIFFSDEDFADNQQLIDSGMIDSISIVKVIIFMEKNFGISFKEEDMDPENFETLQAMVKTIESKKASMT from the coding sequence ATGAATGAAAAGCAATTACTTAAAAGTTTTTTACAGAAGGATATATTTTTTAGTGACGAGGATTTTGCAGATAATCAGCAATTGATTGATAGTGGAATGATTGATTCTATTAGTATTGTCAAAGTAATTATTTTTATGGAAAAGAACTTTGGCATCTCGTTCAAAGAGGAAGATATGGATCCGGAGAATTTTGAAACCTTGCAAGCCATGGTAAAGACAATTGAGAGTAAAAAAGCCTCAATGACTTGA
- a CDS encoding pyridoxal phosphate-dependent aminotransferase — protein MDIRSKINFKENQFLMFVLDDIANYMEYEEGKKVIRLTLGKSELPLHKDIRQAMYDSMEDFKKSSLVYPGGLPELKKELSKHYKEYYAVDINEKNFIISPGTSAAFRNLFAVLSAPGDEVLIPRPYYSLYHFSALLSGASIKYYTIDTNTRKLDMESFKKNFTDKTKIVVINTPGNPLGNVLSDEELYEMDRFVDGRAVIINDEIYSNVYFDERNKSVMNLKDTKSVFITTNAFSKAYRMYSRRVGYCIVPDELIEPLTVIQHHTLLTVDPIVQFGAIAALDNQKEVEELVSSYKERRDYTMKVLSGNQYMRPIYSEGGFYITLDCKEYMEKYNYKTSLDLAVKILEEKSVAVVPGSDFGLPHTLRLSFSSLNYNEGIDLLKEFFDSGVMYGE, from the coding sequence ATGGACATTCGATCTAAGATTAATTTCAAAGAGAATCAATTTTTAATGTTTGTTTTAGATGACATTGCAAACTATATGGAATATGAAGAAGGGAAAAAAGTAATTAGATTAACACTGGGTAAGTCTGAATTACCTTTGCATAAGGATATTAGGCAAGCCATGTATGATTCAATGGAGGACTTTAAGAAGAGTTCACTTGTGTATCCGGGAGGATTGCCGGAACTAAAGAAAGAGTTATCTAAACATTATAAAGAATATTATGCGGTAGATATTAATGAGAAAAATTTTATTATTTCGCCAGGTACAAGTGCAGCATTTAGAAATTTGTTTGCAGTATTATCTGCACCTGGAGATGAAGTATTGATTCCAAGGCCGTATTATTCATTATATCATTTTTCTGCCTTACTTTCAGGGGCATCCATAAAATATTATACCATTGACACTAATACCAGAAAACTTGATATGGAGTCATTTAAAAAGAATTTTACAGACAAAACTAAAATAGTTGTTATAAATACACCGGGTAATCCATTAGGAAATGTTTTGTCAGATGAGGAACTGTATGAAATGGATCGTTTTGTTGATGGCAGGGCTGTTATTATTAATGATGAAATCTATTCAAATGTCTATTTTGATGAAAGAAATAAATCAGTTATGAATTTAAAGGATACGAAATCAGTGTTTATTACTACGAATGCCTTCTCAAAAGCTTATCGAATGTATAGCAGAAGAGTTGGATATTGTATCGTCCCGGATGAATTGATTGAGCCTTTAACGGTAATTCAACACCATACTTTATTAACAGTTGACCCAATCGTCCAATTTGGAGCCATTGCAGCTCTTGATAATCAAAAAGAAGTAGAAGAATTGGTCTCAAGTTATAAAGAGAGAAGAGATTACACGATGAAAGTATTAAGTGGAAATCAATATATGAGACCCATTTATTCGGAAGGCGGGTTTTATATTACACTGGATTGTAAAGAGTATATGGAAAAATATAACTATAAAACAAGCCTTGATTTGGCTGTAAAGATCTTAGAGGAAAAATCGGTAGCTGTAGTGCCTGGTTCAGACTTTGGATTGCCTCATACACTTAGACTCTCTTTTTCATCACTAAATTATAATGAAGGTATTGATTTACTGAAAGAATTTTTTGACAGTGGAGTAATGTATGGGGAATAA
- a CDS encoding VOC family protein: MILHVDIFVNSMDKMLEFYVDKLGMKIVDDNIVTGDLVRFVSNNQYDTYRVVLLKASVMGTMLELMEYLSEDKKELEVSESRATITLLVPSLADEMKRLQKKGLQPLSKVFSVSFPVAGESDLIFYEDPEKNKVELLEMKE; the protein is encoded by the coding sequence ATGATATTACATGTTGACATTTTTGTAAATTCAATGGATAAAATGTTGGAATTCTATGTTGATAAACTGGGAATGAAAATAGTGGACGATAACATCGTAACAGGAGACTTAGTCCGTTTTGTTTCTAATAATCAGTATGATACTTATCGAGTTGTACTACTGAAAGCATCGGTCATGGGTACGATGCTTGAGTTAATGGAATATTTGAGTGAGGATAAAAAAGAATTAGAGGTTTCAGAATCTAGAGCGACGATTACCTTACTAGTTCCATCCCTGGCAGATGAAATGAAACGCTTGCAAAAAAAAGGTTTGCAGCCGTTGAGCAAGGTGTTTTCAGTTAGTTTTCCAGTTGCCGGTGAATCGGATCTTATTTTTTATGAGGATCCGGAAAAAAATAAGGTTGAGCTGCTTGAAATGAAAGAGTAA